AGCGGAAAACGAAGCGGGCAAAACCGAAGAAGTGTGCGCACGTCAGATCGACGCAGTGCTGAAAACCCAGGGCGCGGCAGCGTTCGAAGGCGCAGTAATCGCATACGAGCCAGTCTGGGCGATCGGTACCGGCAAATCTGCAACCCCTGCGCAGGCTCAGGCGGTTCACAAATTCATTCGTGACCACATTGCTAAAGCCGACGCGAAAGTCGCTGAGCAAGTGATTATCCAGTACGGCGGTTCCGTAAACGCCTCCAACGCTGCTGAGCTGTTCACCCAGCCAGACATCGATGGCGCGCTGGTTGGCGGTGCATCCCTGAAAGCTGACGCTTTCGCGGTGATCGTTAAGGCAGCAGAAGCGGCTAAACAGGCGTAATTGCCTTTGTGGCGGGTGGCGCTTGCGCTTACCCGCCGCTCTTCTCCTCCCTCTCCCTTAGGGAGAGGGTTGGGGTGAGGGGAAACCGCTCGCACCGAACTACACTTTCCCCAGCAAACTAAACCAGAGATAATCCAGCGGCAGCAGTACCAGATACGTTGCGATAGCCAGCGCCAGACAGAGCACCATCCCCGCCCTTGCAGGCACCTTCCCGAGCCCCATAGCCACCACAATCGGCGACGCCTGATACGGCAGCAGCGGCGTGGAATAGCCCAGCACCTGAATCATGATTACCGACAGCAGCGGAAAACCGGTCGCGTCCGAAAAACTCTGCGCCAGAGTGGTGTACAGCGCCGGAACGCCGTTGGCGGTCATAATGAAGTTGAGCGCCGTGGTAATACCGGTCAGCGCCAGGAAACTGGTGAACGGCCTGTCTGCATCCAGCGGCATAATGCGAAGCAACGCCTCGCCCACGGCCGTTCCGATACCGGTTTGCGTCACCACGATCGCCAGCCCAAGAATGCCCGCGACGTAAATACAGGTGCGCATGTTCACGCCCGCTGAAAATTCTTCCCCGGTGATAAAGCCAACGCGCGGCAGCATGACGACGATCGACGCCGCCAGCCCCGTCCACGCCGGCCCCACGCCGTGCCAGCTCTCCGTCACCCACATCCCCAGCACCACCGCCAGCAGCCAGGCGAGACGCTTTTCATCCCGCCCCATAGGCTCAGACGGCGCCTGTTCCTTCGGCGGTTTTGGGCTGCCGGGAAATAGCCAGCAGATGAGGCCAATCAGAATCAGGCCTTTGAGGATACCGAGCACCGGCGTGTGCAGCAGCAGATACGGGACATAGTTCAGATGGATGCCGTACGAGCCTTCCGCCGCACCGCTCATTACCAGATTGGGAACGTTTGCAGGCAGGATCGTCGCCGAAAGCTGGAAAGTCCCGAACCCCACCGCCAGCGCCAGCCCGAACCAGGCGCGGGAGCCGTCGGCGATACCGGCGCGTTTTGCCATCGCCGCGACAATCGGCATCAGCAGCGCAATACGTCCCATGTTCGACGGCATCACAAACGCCAGCGCGTAGCTCAGCAGCACCACGCTCGCCACCATCAACACCCAGGAGTCGGTGAGCTTTGCCGACAGCGCCCGGGCGGCCCTGTCCGCCAGTCCGGT
This region of Enterobacter asburiae genomic DNA includes:
- a CDS encoding SLC13 family permease produces the protein MSLWLTHPLLLPSLIVGVTIVLWATSLLPEFITALLFFTAAMTARIAPPEVIFGGFASSAFWLVFSGFVLGVAIRKTGLADRAARALSAKLTDSWVLMVASVVLLSYALAFVMPSNMGRIALLMPIVAAMAKRAGIADGSRAWFGLALAVGFGTFQLSATILPANVPNLVMSGAAEGSYGIHLNYVPYLLLHTPVLGILKGLILIGLICWLFPGSPKPPKEQAPSEPMGRDEKRLAWLLAVVLGMWVTESWHGVGPAWTGLAASIVVMLPRVGFITGEEFSAGVNMRTCIYVAGILGLAIVVTQTGIGTAVGEALLRIMPLDADRPFTSFLALTGITTALNFIMTANGVPALYTTLAQSFSDATGFPLLSVIMIQVLGYSTPLLPYQASPIVVAMGLGKVPARAGMVLCLALAIATYLVLLPLDYLWFSLLGKV